Proteins co-encoded in one Anopheles moucheti chromosome X, idAnoMoucSN_F20_07, whole genome shotgun sequence genomic window:
- the LOC128307119 gene encoding fl(2)d-associated complex component-like, translated as MSAPIKRKITLELASKKSTLIKDRPSVFQRLGTKKIGRAGGSAAQQQYHAQEAGESKEEIVKRIVSASEEPVPATASVTVPESVAAHARLIQAQLAAKAQLKASKTNPNVQQQTGAAPHSAGLTTAVDKEELEEGALKQYYHHESTHHHHHHHHYQKYQQSEQKPERHREVPEIRQRQRSPLSTDRRVHSLSSDRSSTAAGASGWDQSSLENADQAILERKRKELQHELKLEMDASTNKKKDSRSELNKKMKKLVGSSHRSQQKLSQQQHLHHQHSLQQQTQHGHGGHGSHGGHGHQQLAQQHTSSSTSESSNSSSGSETTESDSSSSSSSSSHNSNLRRMKKRHAVVTRVRRNDSSSSSEPITTSTSIGTGSKLSKRHAKKLAVAAAAHEQAERSKRLLAKASKGSSGAGSTMLLTKTIRVKKCLTGSPGSGTHHVSRKVSSRELSPTSAKVSATKYALKAKLLGSGSSSSKKEKMSAIDARERVREKERELAIREKEREREKERLRLRERERERERERERERLKMRPVSPRMRSGAASPVSSRGGGVGSSVPMRELQGKGKKSPERRLSSPMSNVGAARYREMIPIRRERTPELTREERRRHEVMKERERRERADREREVLREKEREEVLVRCQERQRERDRVTGKEQHQHQHIQPQPRGLRRDNDGGLEKPDRHRPVERLLPRPAERARALAAARSPGKSVDRDRSRSPCSPGASRGSRGAMRERDRSYERASYLHEMHERRTLSRSREREYASNLVSPPMRSARRESPPSHYERHAGLGRGESSVGSGGGGRVEYRVDRNELAYDERMAMGGGGSRGERAQGGGRDEYVRDYPDDPPPRREPPPHHDRGGWECDRVERSSRYEQRVGEMGAGDRRGDWSDRGEQHGPMVDMDGTYPSGGGGEPRGSRAWDERPSWKEGPGDSWHGSDKPDRNMVHADWKYKERQWDHGDHGERGGNGPPGPPPSHGGGHGGHGGGVGGGPPSRRSWQPPNGGGSVGPSGGAGGPGDWHVPKAGPGGEHDRDFMHHQRPGPPNERTMFRRHHHQGPYHGHPRKPHIGVGGGGGVGGPTGPPGGGAGGNMGPNGPHNWYIPNKYTMNRTQANLAERQAGHGMVPNQSPNQHGHTHRQTPPVGGGPSMQPPHHGPSGGGPLSGANQPSSSIAPMGQQQPQHQHHSIHLMQNQRQPGGGPEPHAHGEQHQPQQQLVQQQQQQQHHHPHHHMHHQQQQQQQQQQQQHAAAGAVSLQQPQLGLSHRPPGPNYEPEPKHVATPVETTVPRCTVLDEPASPAPEDAGKAAQITPSGALPIASNESSSPQDATCGVAGVVGSAPTVSTTPASPTAEETGTGDAADTIPSQSLDTMEVDVLSEISDDPDDILTREEDMSANQLCDSISTDRSGSSQQVDLIGHEAESEQGGEAVKSHLPAAITSVTASVVLPVAETGHNETDPTTAGQFLSGTDNKMTPKAGTTSEPEQLTKNVGKLNANKELKEEMDLDFEEISDGELEAEESSRCRGLGDPLGVDWGSLTQEALRPLKPTTPLEQQFPVSARNRWKAHHILLDMGISVRLAGANYAQRVLTESKDKLREELEEFRAASAAVRMKTNKEKQINEDGTGINDACLSTTGETAEIKTETPEEEQNIRTTDLNGPELQMGQKPNEPEPSSSTVSSIEREIEDVDRILHPIAAVHVALREHARLRKNLILATEPIPGQRHQCGRALSARKDLQIRRQLCGFPPATLATMTSCAAGAAAGYLHQELHADAPLGGGGGTASSTLHEQIVQMYRQMVAQQEQLQAQGICTSLAAV; from the exons ATGTCTGCGCCGATCAAACGTAAAATAACACTAGAACTCGCGAGCAAGAAGTCCACCTTGATCAAGGATCGTCCCAGCGTGTTCCAGCGACTTGGCACGAAGAAAATTGGTCGTGCAGGAGGATCAGCAGCACAACAGCAATATCACGCACAGGAAGCCGGT GAAAGCAAGGAAGAAATTGTCAAACGTATCGTATCAGCTTCGGAAGAACCTGTTCCCGCGACAGCTTCCGTGACCGTTCCAGAAAGTGTAGCGGCACACGCTCGTCTTATACAGGCACAGCTGGCAGCAAAAGCGCAGCtaaaagcaagcaaaacgaACCCAAACGTTCAGCAGCAGACAGGAGCAGCCCCGCATAGTGCAGGACTTACCACGGCCGTGGATAAGGAAGAGTTGGAGGAGGGTGCGTTGAAGCAGTACTACCATCACGAATCgacgcatcatcatcatcaccatcaccactatCAAAAGTATCAACAGTCAGAACAGAAGCCAGAACGACATCGAGAGGTGCCCGAAATAAGGCAGCGGCAACGTTCGCCGCTCAGCACCGACAGAAGGGTGCACAGTCTGAGTAGCGATCGCAGCAGCACGGCTGCTGGTGCGAGTGGCTGGGATCAATCTTCTCTCGAGAATGCTGATCAGGCCATTCTAGAGCGCAAGCGTAAGGAATTACAGCACGAGTTGAAGCTAGAAATGGACGCGAGCACGAACAAAAAGAAGGACAGCCGCAGTGAACTGAataaaaagatgaagaagctAGTCGGTAGTTCACACCGTTCGCAGCAAAAGctgtcgcagcagcagcacttgCACCATCAACACTCTCTACAGCAGCAGACACAGCACGGCCACGGTGGACATGGGAGCCACGGAGGTCATGGACATCAACAGCTAGCGCAGCAGCACACTTCCTCTAGCACCTCCGAAAgctccaacagcagcagcggctCAGAAACTACCGAATCGGACTCATCGAGCTCGTCCAGTTCGTCCTCGCACAATTCAAACCTACGCCGGATGAAGAAGCGCCACGCAGTGGTGACCCGAGTCCGTCGTAATGATTCCAGCTCCAGTTCCGAACCAATAACTACTTCCACCTCGATCGGAACAGGCAGCAAACTATCAAAACGGCACGCGAAAAAGTTGGCCGTTGCGGCAGCTGCACACGAACAGGCCGAACGTAGCAAGCGTTTATTGGCGAAGGCAAGCAAAGGTAGCAGTGGTGCAGGAAGTACGATGCTACTCACGAAAACTATACGCGTAAAGAAATGTTTAACTGGTAGCCCGGGCAGTGGTACGCATCATGTATCGCGCAAGGTATCTTCTCGCGAGCTGTCACCGACCAGTGCTAAAGTATCGGCAACAAAGTACGCACTGAAGGCCAAGCTACTCGGTTCCGGTTCCTCATCTtcgaagaaagagaaaatgtCAGCCATCGATGCACGGGAGCGTGTTCGAGAGAAGGAGCGCGAGCTGGCAATACGAGAAAAAGAACGCGAACGCGAAAAGGAACGCTTGCGATTGCGTGAACGAGAAAGGGAAAGAGAACGCGAACGGGAACGGGAGCGCTTGAAAATGCGGCCAGTATCACCGCGAATGCGTTCCGGTGCTGCATCTCCAGTTTCGTCGCGCGGCGGAGGCGTCGGCAGTAGTGTACCGATGCGCGAGTTGCAGGGCAAAGGTAAGAAAAGTCCCGAGAGGCGCCTTTCGTCCCCAATGTCGAACGTGGGTGCGGCTCGCTACAGGGAAATGATTCCGATACGCCGTGAACGAACACCGGAACTAACGCGCGAGGAGCGTAGGCGACACGAGGTGATGAAAGAGCGGGAAAGACGGGAACGTGCCGATCGTGAACGAGAAGTATTGCGTGAAAAGGAGCGTGAAGAGGTACTGGTCCGCTGTCAGGAGCGACAACGCGAACGTGACCGTGTGACGGGGAAGGAAcagcatcaacatcaacacatACAACCGCAACCGCGCGGCTTACGGCGTGATAATGACGGTGGGCTAGAGAAACCGGACCGTCACCGACCAGTGGAGCGTTTATTACCACGCCCAGCGGAACGTGCCCGCGCACTGGCAGCTGCACGATCGCCCGGTAAGTCCGTCGATCGTGATCGAAGCCGATCGCCATGTTCACCCGGGGCGTCTCGCGGATCGAGAGGTGCAATGCGCGAACGGGATCGCTCCTATGAGCGTGCCTCATATCTGCACGAGATGCACGAACGGCGCACGTTAAGTCGTTCGCGAGAGCGCGAATATGCGTCTAATCTGGTCTCGCCACCAATGCGATCGGCTCGCCGTGAATCTCCTCCATCGCACTACGAGCGACACGCTGGGCTTGGACGAGGGGAATCGTCCGTTGGTAGCGGTGGGGGTGGCCGCGTTGAGTATCGCGTAGATCGAAACGAATTGGCCTATGACGAGCGCATGGCGATGGGTGGCGGCGGAAGTCGGGGCGAACGAGCACAAGGCGGTGGACGGGATGAATACGTGCGAGACTATCCGGATGATCCACCGCCCAGACGGGAACCACCGCCTCACCACGATCGTGGTGGATGGGAATGTGATCGTGTGGAGCGCAGCAGCCGTTACGAACAGCGCGTTGGTGAGATGGGTGCAGGCGACCGGCGGGGTGATTGGAGCGATCGTGGAGAACAGCACGGACCAATGGTGGACATGGATGGGACGTACCCGAGCGGTGGCGGTGGAGAACCACGCGGTTCCCGCGCATGGGATGAGCGACCTTCGTGGAAGGAGGGTCCTGGCGATTCATGGCATGGTTCAGACAAACCAGACCGCAATATGGTACATGCAGACTGGAAGTACAAGGAACGACAGTGGGATCACGGAGACCACGGAGAGCGTGGTGGCAATGGACCGCCAGGCCCACCACCTTCTCATGGCGGAGGGCACGGAGGACACGGTGGTGGAGTGGGTGGTGGGCCACCTTCGCGACGTTCTTGGCAGCCACCGAACGGTGGTGGCAGTGTTGGTCCATCCGGTGGTGCAGGTGGTCCAGGTGATTGGCATGTTCCAAAGGCAGGGCCTGGCGGAGAACACGATCGAGACTTTATGCACCATCAACGGCCCGGTCCACCGAACGAACGCACCATGTTCCGACGGCATCATCATCAAGGACCGTACCACGGCCATCCGCGCAAACCTCACATTGGTGTCGGCGGTGGTGGAGGCGTGGGAGGACCAACGGGTCCACCAGGCGGTGGAGCTGGTGGTAATATGGGTCCGAATGGTCCACACAATTGGTATATTCCGAACAAATACACCATGAATCGCACCCAGGCGAATCTTGCCGAACGTCAGGCTGGCCATGGAATGGTTCCGAACCAATCTCCTAACCAGCATGGCCATACGCACCGACAGACGCCACCGGTAGGCGGTGGTCCGTCAATGCAACCGCCCCACCATGGACCTTCGGGAGGAGGGCCACTATCCGGTGCGAATCAACCTTCCAGTTCCATAGCACCGATGGGACAACAGCAGCCACAACATCAGCACCACAGCATACATCTCATGCAGAACCAGAGACAGCCAGGTGGAGGACCAGAGCCTCACGCACATGGCGAGCAGCACCAACCGCAACAACAGCtggtgcagcaacagcaacaacagcagcaccatcacccCCATCACCATatgcatcatcagcagcagcagcagcagcaacaacagcagcagcaacacgcagcagcaggagcGGTGTCACTTCAACAACCACAGCTAGGTTTATCCCATCGACCACCCGGTCCGAATTACGAACCAGAACCGAAACATGTAGCTACACCGGTTGAAACGACCGTTCCACGGTGCACGGTTCTGGATGAGCCGGCCAGTCCAGCACCGGAGGATGCCGGAAAGGCGGCACAAATCACACCGTCCGGAGCACTACCAATTGCTTCAAACGAATCGTCCTCACCGCAAGACGCTACATGCGGTGTGGCTGGTGTGGTAGGAAGTGCACCGACGGTAAGTACTACACCTGCATCCCCAACAGCAGAAGAAACCGGTACCGGCGATGCGGCAGATACGATACCCTCCCAATCACTTGACACGATGGAGGTGGACGTCTTGAGCGAAATCAGCGACGACCCGGACGACATTCTGACGCGTGAAGAG GACATGAGCGCTAATCAGTTATGCGACTCTATATCAACCGATCGCAGCGGCAGCAGTCAGCAGGTAGATCTGATTGGTCATGAGGCAGAGTCCGAGCAAGGTGGTGAAGCGGTAAAAAGCCATCTTCCGGCTGCCATCACATCTGTTACTGCATCTGTGGTTCTACCCGTCGCCGAAACGGGACATAATGAAACTGACCCGACAACAGCAGGCCAGTTCTTGTCTGGTACTGATAATAAAATGACACCGAAAGCCGGTACTACCTCCGAACCGGAGCAGCTGACAAAGAACGTGGGAAAGCTCAATGCGAACAAAGAACTGAAGGAAGAGATGGATCTcgattttgaagaaatttcgGACGGTGAGCTTGAAGCGGAAGAAAGTAGTCGTTGCCGAGGACTGGGCGATCCACTTGGGGTCGATTGGGGCAGTCTGACGCAGGAGGCGTTACGCCCTCTAAAGCCGACCACACCGCTCGAGCAACAATTTCCCGTTTCGGCCCGTAACCGTTGGAAGGCACACCATATCCTGCTGGATATGGGTATTTCCGTACGGCTGGCTGGAGCAaattatgctcagcgtgtccTGACAGAGTCTAAGGATAAGCTTCGCGAGGAGCTAGAAGAGTTTCGTGCTGCCTCCGCTGCGGTCAGGATGAAAACGAACAAggagaaacaaataaacgagGACGGTACGGGCATCAACGACGCATGCCTTTCAACGACAGGCGAGACGGCTGAGATCAAAACAGAAACGCCCGAGGAAGAGCAAAACATCCGGACGACCGATTTGAACGGTCCGGAATTGCAGATGGGACAGAAACCGAACGAACCGGAACCATCCAGTTCAACCGTAAGCAGTATCGAGCGCGAGATAGAGGATGTTGATCGCATCCTGCACCCAATAGCGGCCGTGCACGTAGCACTGCGAGAACACGCTCGCCTGCGAAAGAATCTAATTTTGGCCACCGAACCCATCCCCGGACAGCGTCATCAATGTGGACGGGCGCTGAGCGCACGGAAGGATCTGCAGATCCGTCGACAGCTCTGTGGCTTTCCACCTGCCACACTGGCAACGATGACTTCTTGTGCAGCCGGGGCTGCTGCCGGCTACCTGCATCAAGAGCTACATGCGGACGCCCCGCTCGGAGGCGGTGGCGGAACTGCGTCATCAACCTTGCACGAGCAGATCGTACAAATGTACCGGCAGATGGTGGCACAGCAAGAGCAACTACAGGCGCAAGGTATCTGTACAAGCTTGGCAGCGGTCTGA
- the LOC128306923 gene encoding uncharacterized protein LOC128306923: MTSSAPNAHQQQSPTASRGDRPLSFYDNLSNSSNGGRTIQFPDIQFRFNENIPDRRSVHSSAKSDFFGLSPAPATDRLSLTTNAEEETDHSPTNTVVSPPNNPSRSFENGAGGIAGASASSPTSSGGSSTAPMHSPSVSPSSITEMATDATTSTPRCSRPNSTIKTITIKLPDTSGPSEAVYMTTTVPQNFTKNANTLIGRHKPTRSSLRHSRMLVVNKAIPVRYPPGNSLNLRHLRLCRTLMILQILIGLMLNTIGLAIMVWSPSTNTKDNPYWSGLILILCGVLFLVLFQFKRGRTGTDKGALNGSRMHQPQSQWHENCFHFLRVNALIVLLLTIFFTMLAFIYALIHATNLSAAGLRCEPQFTFNVNSSTCVCTIDTRPASTTASPMVANMTNPSDDAGFNETLSGSGSGPFSFMNGDDSRVPEGVIRLEYRDFNCNEVHSIWYYVMIVSTLLNSIGCLLATIFLVIYSIECMRRSDRQSHRAKNGETGERMVVNVITATNNPIPGHPSAPNSVPDASTLPLLTVATQTSRVIENPDTSMFSTNSNNKQETGYHDTTVEENTITTLLSDEEDKTLMS; this comes from the exons ATGACGTCTTCAGCACCAAATGCTCACCAGCAGCAATCACCCACGGCTTCGCGAGGCGATCGGCCGCTTAGCTTTTACGACAACCTGTCGAACTCCTCGAACGGTGGACGAACAATCCAGTTCCCCGACATCCAGTTTCGATTCAATGAAAACATTCCCGATCGACGCTCGGTGCATAGCAGCGCCAAATCGGACTTTTTTGGACTCAGTCCCGCACCGGCGACTGACCGGCTTAGCCTTACCACGAACGCTGAAGAGGAGACAGATCATTCGCCGACAAACACGGTCGTTAGTCCGCCGAACAACCCGAGCAGATCGTTTGAAAATGGCGCAGGAGGAATTGCAGGTGCGTCCGCTTCTTCGCCAACGTCCAGTGGTGGTTCGTCCACCGCACCAATGCATTCACCATCGGTGTCACCTTCCAGCATAACGGAAATGGCTACCGATGCGACCACCAGCACACCACGCTGCTCGCGACCCAACTCCACCATcaaaaccatcaccatcaaacTGCCCGACACAAGTGGACCGTCAGAG GCCGTATATATGACAACGACTGTGCCGCAAAACTTCACCAAAAATGCTAATACGCTCATCGGTCGCCACAAGCCAACACGCAGCAGCCTCCGACACAGCCGGATGTTGGTGGTAAACAAAGCAATACCGGTGCGGTACCCACCCGGCAACTCGTTAAACTTGCGCCACCTGCGTCTCTGCCGAACGTTGATGATCTTGCAGATTTTGATCGGTTTGATGCTAAACACCATCGGCCTTGCCATCATGGTTTGGTCACCGTCCACCAACACCAAGGATAATCCGTACTGGTCGGGCTTGATT CTTATTCTATGTGGAGTACTATTTTTAGTACTGTTCCAGTTTAAGCGTGGCCGGACCGGTACCGACAAAGGTGCATTAAATGGATCCCGAATGCACCAGCCGCAATCCCAATGGCACGAAAATTGCTTTCACTTTTTGCGTGTAAATGCCCTAATCGTGCTGTTGCTGACCATCTTCTTTACCATGCTTGCCTTCATCTACGCGCTGATACATGCGACCAACCTGTCTGCCGCGGGCCTACGTTGCGAACCGCAGTTTACTTTTAACGTCAACTCATCCACCTGCGTTTGTACGATCGATACTCGCCCGGCCAGCACCACTGCATCACCGATGGTAGCAAACATGACAAATCCATCGGACGACGCTGGGTTCAATGAAACTTTATCCGGTTCCGGTAGTGGTCCTTTCAGCTTCATGAATGGAGACGACTCGCGGGTACCCGAAGGAGTGATACGTCTCGAGTACCG CGATTTTAACTGCAATGAAGTGCACAGCATCTGGTACTACGTGATGATTGTCTCAACGTTGCTAAATAGCATCGGGTGTTTGCTGGCAACCATATTCCTAGTCATCTACAGCATCGAGTGCATGCGACGATCAGATCGTCAATCGCACCGTGCAAAGAATGGTGAAACAGGCGAACGCATGGTGGTAAATGTTATCACGGCAACAAACAACCCCATCCCAGGTCATCCATCCGCACCAAATAGCGTACCGGATGCATCAACCCTACCGCTCCTAACGGTCGCCACACAAACATCCCGTGTAATCGAAAACCCAGATACCAGTATGTTTAGCACCAATAGCAATAACAAGCAAGAAACGGGTTACCACGATACAACCGTTGAGGAAAACACAATAACGACGCTCCTTTCCGACGAGGAAGACAAAACATTAATGTCTTGA